Proteins from a single region of Cydia strobilella chromosome 2, ilCydStro3.1, whole genome shotgun sequence:
- the LOC134755491 gene encoding 3-oxoacyl-[acyl-carrier-protein] reductase FabG-like — MAFRDKVVLVTGGNSGIGKAIAIHFSKEKAKVVIIGRTKATIDAVKDICTANSGNEAMGIQADISKDADVEMIVNKVTETYGRLDVLVNNAGVFITDNIFTATMENFDAHINTNLRGNFNLTRLFVPLLIKAQGNVINISGAEAVKYVEGLLTESLSKAAAQLLTKYVAYELGPKKVRCNSVALGYVTGTKILERANMDPKEFGREFLPLVPLGEVIEPEDVANTVAFIASDAARHITGQNIIVDGGFCC; from the exons ATGGCGTTCAGAGATAAAGTCGTTTTAGTCACCGGAGGCAATTCGGGTATCGGCAAAGCCATAGCCATACATTTCTCTAAAGAAAAAGCTAAAGTAGTCATCATTGGTCGTACTAAAGCGACTATAGATGCAGTGAAGGATATTTGTACGGCGAACAGTGGGAATGAAGCTATGGGGATACAAGCGGACATCAGCAAAGATGCTGATGTTGAAATGATTGTTAATAAAGTCACTGAAACGTATGGAAGGCTTGATGTGCTAGTGAACAATGCTGGGGTATTTATCACTGATAACATCTTTACGGCTACTATGGAAAATTTCGACGCGCATATAAATACGAATCTGAGAGGGAATTTTAACCTGACGAGGCTGTTTGTGCCACTTCTTATCAAGGCACAGG GTAATGTCATCAACATATCCGGCGCGGAAGCGGTCAAGTACGTGGAAGGGCTGCTGACTGAGAGCCTGTCAAAGGCGGCGGCACAGCTTTTGACAAAGTATGTCGCTTACGAACTGGGGCCAAAGAAAGTTCGCTGTAACTCTGTAGCTCTAGGCTATGTCACGGGCACGAAGATTTTAGAGAGAGCGAATATGG ATCCCAAGGAGTTCGGTAGAGAGTTTCTTCCGCTCGTGCCTCTAGGAGAGGTCATCGAACCAGAGGACGTGGCGAACACAGTAGCTTTCATTGCTAGCGATGCTGCCCGACATATCACTGGACAGAACATAATTGTGGATGGAGGCTTTTGCTGTTGA